Part of the Gallalistipes aquisgranensis genome, TGCTGCAAAAAATGACGGTTCCCTACGAAGGGGAGCCTTTGTCGGGAGTACAGGTTATGGGTATTCTGGAGACGCGGAATCTGGATTTCGAGCATGTGGTGATCCTTTCGGTGAATGACGATACTTTTCCCGGAAACCGTGCTGTTTCGTCGTCGTTCATTCCCTATAATCTGCGCCTGGCCTACGGTTTGCCGACACCAATGCACCACGAGGGCGTGTATGCCTACTATTTTTACCGGTTGTTGCAGCGGGCCCGGAGGGTACATCTGGTCTATTGTTCCCGGAGCGACGATAAACGGACGGGGGAGCCCAGCCGCTATATTTATCAACTGAAATATGAGTCGCCTCACCGGGTGGAGGAACGAAAGATGACGGTGGATGTGAATCTCGCACCTCCGGAACCGATCGTTGTGGAGAAGCGGGGCGACGTGGCGCGGACCCTGGATGAGTTTTTGACGGCAGGGGGGCGGACTCTGTCTCCCACCTCTTTTTATACCTACCTTGAATGTCCGGTCAAGTTCTATTTCCATGCCGTGGCCCGGCTTCGCAAGGAGGAGGAGTTGACAGAGGAGATCGATTCACCCATGTTCGGAACCATTTTGCACCGAGCCATGGAGTTGTTGTATCGCCCGTTGGTGGGTATGGACAATCCGGGGCCGGAAATCCGTGCCTTGATCCGTTCTGCGAAAGTGGACGATGCGGTGAATCGTGCCGTGTGCGAAATGTTCCTGAAGGATGAACGGGCCGATCCGGAAGAGTTCGGCGGAGGGGTATTGTTGGTGCGGGACATCGTTGCCAGATATATCAACGGCTGTCTGCTGCCCTACGATGCCGGCCGGGGCGATTTCACGGTAGTGCAACTGGAACGCCGGATCGAGGCCTCTTTCCCGTTCGGGAACGGGGCGAAAGTCTGTTTCTCCGGATTGGCCGACCGGATCGACCGTGCCCGCAACGGATTGGTGCGCGTTGTGGATTACAAGACCGGGGCGCCTCATATCGAGTTCAACGGTGTGGATGCGCTTTTCTCGAAGCGGAGGGAGGAACGGAGTTCCGCTGTATTGCAGACTCTGTTGTACGCTATGATGCTCAACCGGTCGGAGGGTGCGGATGTTCAGCCTTCGCTCTATTATATCCGGAATCTGAACGCGGAGCATTATTCGCCCTTGTTGCAGGACAAGTCGCTGGGGCGACCGGTCGAACGGTATTCCGACTATCGTCAGGAGTTCGAGATGCGGCTGAAACGTGTATTGGAAGAATTGTTCGATCGAGACATACCGTTTCGGCAGTGTGACGATCCCGTGTGCTGCACATGGTGCGACTTCCGGGAAATATGTCGAAGATAAATAAGAAATCCGGCCTTCCCAAAGGCCGGATTTCTGTTTCGCATCAGTTGATCGACATCAACTCCCTGTATTTGGGCAGGGGCCAGAGTTGATCGTCCACGATCAGTTCCAATTTGTCGATATGATACCGGATATTTTCGATAAACGGTCGGATTTCGGTTTCGTATCCGATGGCCCGTTCCGCAATGTTGTCCACATTGTTCCATTTTTTGCGCGCCTCGACCATTTCGAAAGAGTGTTCCCGGATATATTTCACATGTTCTGCGATCTGGCGAATGGTCTTGATCTCTTCGGCTGCCAGGTTTTCGAATTCTTTCGGAAATATCTCCTTGATGCCTTTTACATTTTCGATCAGTACATTCTGGTATTTGATAGCAGTCGGGATAATGTGGTTCGCCGCCAAGTCGGCCAGAACGCGAGATTCGATCTGAACCTTTTTTACGAACGTTTCGTTCTTGATTTCATACCGGGCTTGCAACTCGGTTTTGTTCAGCACCTTGTGGCGTTCGAACAGGGCGATGCTTTCGGGCGAGAGATATTCTTTAAAGGCAAGAGGTACATTGCCGATTCCGCGCAGTCCCCGTTTGGCGGCCTCTTCCTGCCATTCGCGGCTGTATCCGTTGCCCTCGAAGCGGATTTTTTTCGATTCGATGATGTATTTGCGAATGATCTGCAGAATTGCTTCGTCCTTTTTGACGTTCTTCTCGATCAGTGCGTCCACTTCGTTTTTGAACCGTATCAGCTGTTCGGTGACGGCCGTATTGATGACGATCAGGGGCAGGGCACAATTCGACGAAGAGCCTGTGGCGCGGAATTCGAAACGGTTGCCTGTGAAGGCGAACGGTGAAGTCCGGTTGCGGTCCGTGTTGTCGACGAGGATTTCCGGAATCTTGCCGATGTCGAGTTTGATCTCTGTTTTTTCGTCCGGAGATAGTTTCTTGTCGCTGATACGGGCCTCTATCTGATCGAGGATGGCGTTCATGGTCGATCCTGCGAATACCGAAAGCACCGAGGGAGGCGCTTCGTGGCCGCCCAGGCGGTGGGAGTTGGTTTCGCTGGCTATCGAGGCCATCATCAGGGTTCCGTAGTCGTGTGCTGCCTTCATCGCATTGACGAAAAAGGCGAGGAACTGGATGTTGGTTTTCGGCGTTTTACCCGGAGAGAGGAGATTGACACCCGTATTGGTGGCCAGCGACCAGTTGCAATGTTTGCCCGAACCGTTGACGCCCATAAACGGCTTTTCGTGGAAAAGCACTTTCAGTTTGTGTTTGGCGGCCGTTTTACGCATGACGGTCATCAGCAGGGTGTTGTGATCTACGGCTATGTTGGCCTCCTCGAACATGGGGGCGCACTCGAACTGATTGGGAGCCACTTCGTTATGTCTTGTTTTGAGCGGAATACCCAGTCGGTAAGCCTGTTCTTCGAATTCTTTCATGAAACTGATGACCCGCTCGGGAATTGCACCCCAGTAATGGTCGTCGAGTTGCTGGTCTTTGGCTGCCGTGTGCCCCATCAGGGTGCGTCCGGTCTGGGCCAGATCCGGACGGGCATTGAAGAGCGCTTCATCCACCAGGAAGTATTCCTGCTCCCAACCCAGGGTGGTCACTACCTTCGTGACGTCCTTGTCGAAATACTGGCAAACGTCTACGGCGGCCCGGTCAAGTGCGGCGAGCGATTTGAGCAGCGGGGTTTTAAAATCGAGCGCTTCCCCCGTGTAGGCGACGAAAATGCTGGGAATGCACAACGTCCGGTCTATCAGGAATGCGGGCGATGTGGGGTCCCAGGCGCTGTATCCGCGCGCTTCGAAGGTGTTGCGCAAGCCGCCGTTGGGAAAACTCGACGCATCGGGTTCCTGCTGTACGAGCAGTTCTCCCCGGAATGTCTCGAATGAACCTCCGCCCCACAGCGGTTCGAAAAAGGCATCGTGTTTCTCTGCCGTGGAGTCGTTCAGCGGCTGGAACCAGTGGGTGTAGTGTGTGGCGCCCCGCTCCATGGCCCATGCCTTCATCCCGACCGCCACCTGGTTGGCTACTTTCCTGTCGAGGCGACGGTTCTCTTCGATCGCCGTGTTGACACTGTCGAAAACGTCTTTGGGCAGGTATTGCCGCATTTTCTCCCGGTCGAAGACGTCGATGCCGAAATAATCGGAAATTTTCTTGTCGGATAATTTGGTTTCGATCAGCTCCCGTCTGGATATTTCGTCGAGGGCTTTGAAACGGAGTGTAGCCATATCGTGAATCTTGTTTTGAAATGCGACACAAAGATAGGAAATTATTCGGGCCCTCCTAAAACGAATGGGGGTTATTTGTCTGGGAAAGTCATTTTTCCCCGAAAACCCCCTTCGTTTTCCGTTTTGCCTTCCCTTAGTCGAAAGATTGCATGCCGGATTGGGCGATCCGCATCATTTTCTGATATTGGGCGGGGGAGAGTTCCAGAAAGAAGTAATGGATCGGATCGACCCGCATGCCGTTGTGGCGGATTTCATAGTGAAGGTGGGGGGCCAACGACAGTCCTGTATTGCCGGACAGGGCGATGATGTCCCCTCGGCGAACGTTTTGCCCTTTACGGACGTTGATTTTGCTCAGATGACGGTATTCCGTTTCGTATCCGTTCCCGTGGTCGAGAATCACCGTCAGGCCCGAAGAACTGCGGCGTC contains:
- a CDS encoding PD-(D/E)XK nuclease family protein gives rise to the protein MEEISGLRAGDPVRLVTELYKIYRTHHEETFDSFYFWGEMLLSDFDQVDKYLIDADMLFSNISDLKVLESDFSYLSEEQIRIISRFWKSFGLEDEFSPEKQQFVRIWRSLAPIYHAYNDRLSSLSLAYTGMMHRRAAELIREGRVLSPAEPRRYVIAGFNALSECEKILFDYLKNTASVDFFWDYDDYYLKDPDQEAGLFQRENLRRYPSADLSVNDRNAFSSRKEVVAVSAPSDSLQCKYVYDFLEETARIEGRTPDKETAVVLTDENLLVPVLYSIPESVENVNITMGYPLRQTLAYSFVERLVELQSRVRWRGGRVLFYHADVTGLLTHPFVACGEYERTAREIAAEVLRKQQVYVAGNKFPQGGILADIFSPAEGWQALQEYLLRILSSVARLPYEGEDAALRLEYFSLIADQLHKLRNSLEQCDLDLSVPIFTSLLRRMLQKMTVPYEGEPLSGVQVMGILETRNLDFEHVVILSVNDDTFPGNRAVSSSFIPYNLRLAYGLPTPMHHEGVYAYYFYRLLQRARRVHLVYCSRSDDKRTGEPSRYIYQLKYESPHRVEERKMTVDVNLAPPEPIVVEKRGDVARTLDEFLTAGGRTLSPTSFYTYLECPVKFYFHAVARLRKEEELTEEIDSPMFGTILHRAMELLYRPLVGMDNPGPEIRALIRSAKVDDAVNRAVCEMFLKDERADPEEFGGGVLLVRDIVARYINGCLLPYDAGRGDFTVVQLERRIEASFPFGNGAKVCFSGLADRIDRARNGLVRVVDYKTGAPHIEFNGVDALFSKRREERSSAVLQTLLYAMMLNRSEGADVQPSLYYIRNLNAEHYSPLLQDKSLGRPVERYSDYRQEFEMRLKRVLEELFDRDIPFRQCDDPVCCTWCDFREICRR
- a CDS encoding glutamine synthetase III family protein, whose translation is MATLRFKALDEISRRELIETKLSDKKISDYFGIDVFDREKMRQYLPKDVFDSVNTAIEENRRLDRKVANQVAVGMKAWAMERGATHYTHWFQPLNDSTAEKHDAFFEPLWGGGSFETFRGELLVQQEPDASSFPNGGLRNTFEARGYSAWDPTSPAFLIDRTLCIPSIFVAYTGEALDFKTPLLKSLAALDRAAVDVCQYFDKDVTKVVTTLGWEQEYFLVDEALFNARPDLAQTGRTLMGHTAAKDQQLDDHYWGAIPERVISFMKEFEEQAYRLGIPLKTRHNEVAPNQFECAPMFEEANIAVDHNTLLMTVMRKTAAKHKLKVLFHEKPFMGVNGSGKHCNWSLATNTGVNLLSPGKTPKTNIQFLAFFVNAMKAAHDYGTLMMASIASETNSHRLGGHEAPPSVLSVFAGSTMNAILDQIEARISDKKLSPDEKTEIKLDIGKIPEILVDNTDRNRTSPFAFTGNRFEFRATGSSSNCALPLIVINTAVTEQLIRFKNEVDALIEKNVKKDEAILQIIRKYIIESKKIRFEGNGYSREWQEEAAKRGLRGIGNVPLAFKEYLSPESIALFERHKVLNKTELQARYEIKNETFVKKVQIESRVLADLAANHIIPTAIKYQNVLIENVKGIKEIFPKEFENLAAEEIKTIRQIAEHVKYIREHSFEMVEARKKWNNVDNIAERAIGYETEIRPFIENIRYHIDKLELIVDDQLWPLPKYRELMSIN